The following are encoded in a window of Schistocerca nitens isolate TAMUIC-IGC-003100 chromosome 9, iqSchNite1.1, whole genome shotgun sequence genomic DNA:
- the LOC126203418 gene encoding serine/threonine-protein phosphatase 5-like: MVKKIASEKAIAVDHGKKSIADRIELENMTIEDDYDGPKLEDGKVTLQFMVDLMQQYKEQRELHRKYAYKILLYVKQLFTKKPSLADINIPDGKKFTVCGDIDGQYYDLMNIFELNGIPSEENPYLFNGDFVDRGSFSVEYIFTLFGFKLLYPNHFFMACGNHESRVMNEMYGFEGEVKAKYTAQMAELFTGFTTGCRCAIV; encoded by the coding sequence ATGGTGAAGAAAATTGCATCTGAGAAGGCCATTGCAGTCGATCATGGGAAGAAAAGTATAGCTGACAGAATTGAACTGGAAAACATGACCATAGAAGATGATTATGATGGACCCAAATTAGAAGATGGGAAGGTTACGTTGCAATTCATGGTAGACCTTATGCAACAGTATAAAGAACAACGTGAGCTTCACAGGAAGTATGCATACAAGATATTATTATATGTGAAACAACTTTTTACGaaaaaaccatcccttgcagacattaaCATTCCAGATGGTAAGAAATTCACAGTGTGTGGAGATATAGATGGCCAGTACTATGATCTCATGAATATATTTGAACTTAACGGAATTCCTTCAGAAGAAAATCCTTATCTTTTTAATGGGGACTTTGTAGACAGAGGTTCATTCTCAGTTGAATATATATTTACATTATTTGGTTTCAAGTTACTATATCCTAATCATTTCTTCATGGCATGTGGTAACCACGAAAGTAGAGTGATGAATGAGATGTATGGCTTTGAAGGAGAGGTGAAGGCGAAGTACACTGCGCAGATGGCTGAACTTTTTACAGGGTTTACAACTGGTTGCCGCTGTGCCATTGTTTAA